The following are encoded together in the Actinoplanes sp. N902-109 genome:
- a CDS encoding SDR family oxidoreductase, which translates to MEPQALAGTVALVTGASSGIGQQIAEDLARQGAAVALVARRTDRIEAHAARLRAGGARAEAFPADVTDVAAGDLIEQVIARMGRLDTLVHAAGVMLVGPAVEADVAEWRRTIDLNVSAVLELTHAALPHLRQAAQTSARRVADLVTISSVAGRTAFGGAAVYSASKFAVTAFSEALRQELGRDHVRVSAVEPGAVDTELTAHIRDGVREAQQAWYASLETLQARDVAEAVTFVVTRPRHAAVAEVRILPTEQQ; encoded by the coding sequence ATGGAACCGCAAGCACTCGCCGGTACGGTGGCCCTGGTCACCGGCGCGAGCAGTGGCATCGGGCAGCAGATCGCCGAGGACCTCGCCCGGCAGGGCGCCGCCGTAGCCCTGGTCGCGCGGCGCACGGACCGCATCGAGGCGCACGCCGCCCGGCTGCGGGCCGGCGGGGCCCGGGCGGAGGCGTTCCCCGCGGACGTCACCGACGTCGCTGCCGGGGACCTGATCGAGCAGGTGATCGCGCGGATGGGCCGGCTCGACACGCTGGTGCACGCGGCCGGCGTCATGCTCGTCGGGCCGGCGGTCGAAGCCGACGTGGCGGAGTGGCGGCGCACCATCGACCTGAACGTGTCCGCGGTGCTGGAGCTGACCCATGCGGCGCTGCCGCACCTGCGGCAGGCGGCGCAGACCTCAGCGCGCCGGGTGGCCGACCTCGTCACGATCAGCTCGGTGGCGGGCCGGACGGCGTTCGGCGGTGCGGCCGTCTACAGTGCCTCGAAGTTCGCCGTCACCGCGTTCAGCGAGGCGTTGCGCCAGGAGCTCGGCCGCGACCACGTACGGGTCTCGGCCGTCGAGCCGGGCGCGGTGGACACCGAGCTGACCGCGCACATCCGCGACGGCGTCCGCGAGGCGCAGCAGGCCTGGTACGCCTCGCTGGAGACGCTGCAGGCCCGCGATGTCGCCGAAGCGGTCACGTTCGTGGTGACCCGGCCCCGGCATGCGGCGGTCGCCGAGGTGCGCATCCTGCCGACCGAGCAGCAGTGA
- a CDS encoding fumarylacetoacetate hydrolase family protein, with the protein MFLMRIGAPGAERPVVRLDDKHYVDVSDLVGDFDEKFFAAGGPATLTDAIASREVHEFGGERIGAPIARPHQILCIGLNFSDHAAETGQAVPDEPILFTKSPNTLIGPDDDVRIPRGATKTDWEVELGIVIGTRASYLGSPAQARAHIAGYVLVNDVSERTFQMERGGQWVKGKSAETFNPAGPWLATPDEIPDLRDLGMWLDVNGVRRQTGNTRTMIFDPYVVVHYLSQFLVLEPGDLINTGTPPGVGMGLSPQVWLQPGDVMELGIDRLGRARQHVVAPR; encoded by the coding sequence GTGTTCCTCATGCGCATCGGCGCGCCCGGCGCCGAAAGGCCCGTCGTCCGCCTCGACGACAAGCACTACGTCGACGTGTCCGACCTGGTGGGCGACTTCGACGAGAAGTTCTTCGCCGCCGGCGGCCCGGCGACCCTGACCGACGCGATCGCCTCGCGCGAGGTGCACGAGTTCGGTGGCGAACGCATCGGCGCGCCGATCGCCCGACCGCACCAGATCCTGTGCATCGGCCTGAACTTCAGCGACCATGCCGCCGAGACGGGACAGGCCGTGCCGGACGAGCCGATCCTGTTCACCAAGAGCCCGAACACCCTGATCGGCCCGGACGACGACGTCCGCATCCCCCGCGGCGCCACCAAGACCGACTGGGAGGTGGAGCTGGGCATCGTCATCGGCACCCGGGCCTCCTACCTCGGCTCCCCCGCGCAGGCCCGCGCGCACATCGCCGGATACGTGCTGGTCAACGATGTCAGCGAGCGCACCTTCCAGATGGAACGCGGCGGCCAGTGGGTCAAGGGCAAGTCCGCCGAGACGTTCAACCCCGCCGGGCCCTGGCTGGCCACCCCGGACGAGATTCCTGACCTCCGCGACCTGGGCATGTGGCTCGACGTCAACGGCGTGCGCCGGCAGACCGGCAACACCAGGACCATGATCTTCGATCCGTACGTCGTCGTGCACTACCTGAGCCAGTTCCTCGTCCTCGAACCCGGCGACCTGATCAACACCGGCACCCCACCCGGCGTGGGCATGGGCTTGTCGCCCCAGGTGTGGCTGCAGCCCGGCGACGTCATGGAGCTGGGCATCGACCGGCTGGGCCGCGCCCGCCAGCACGTCGTGGCCCCGCGCTGA
- a CDS encoding SMP-30/gluconolactonase/LRE family protein, with translation MSAARTARPTDAGVFRLGEGPVWDPARNRLLWVDIAGHALHEGELDSTTGAVTRSGTRDFTAEVGAVAVAASGELLVAERETLTRVGLDGTRTELARVLPRGTRSRLNDGAVDPAGRFLVGSLDPRETATSEVLVRLGRDGLTTLDADLTMSNGLAWNPAGDRLYSIDTVPGTVWVRDYDAATGATGDRHEAFRFTDDYPDGMCADADGNLWIAIWGGGRVECRSPDGRQLATVTVDAPHTTSVTFAGPGLDLLVITTATTGLSTADLAHHPGSGRLFTARVDAVGLPGTYWNPAL, from the coding sequence GTGAGCGCCGCCCGCACCGCCCGGCCCACCGACGCCGGCGTCTTCCGGCTCGGCGAGGGACCCGTGTGGGATCCCGCCCGCAACCGGTTGCTGTGGGTCGACATCGCCGGGCACGCCCTCCACGAGGGCGAGCTCGACAGCACGACCGGCGCCGTGACCCGGTCCGGCACCCGGGACTTCACCGCGGAGGTCGGCGCGGTCGCCGTGGCCGCCTCCGGCGAGCTGCTGGTGGCCGAACGCGAGACGCTCACCCGGGTCGGGCTCGACGGCACGCGCACTGAGCTCGCCAGGGTGCTCCCCCGCGGCACCCGCAGCCGGCTCAACGACGGCGCTGTCGACCCGGCCGGCCGGTTCCTGGTCGGCAGCCTCGACCCGCGGGAGACCGCGACGTCGGAGGTCCTGGTCCGGCTGGGCCGCGACGGGCTCACCACCCTCGACGCCGACCTCACCATGTCCAACGGGCTGGCGTGGAACCCGGCCGGGGACCGGCTGTACAGCATCGACACGGTCCCCGGCACGGTCTGGGTGCGCGACTACGACGCCGCCACCGGCGCCACCGGCGACCGGCACGAGGCCTTCCGCTTCACCGACGACTATCCCGACGGCATGTGCGCCGACGCCGACGGCAACCTGTGGATCGCGATTTGGGGCGGCGGCCGGGTCGAGTGCCGCAGCCCGGACGGCAGGCAGCTGGCCACTGTCACCGTTGACGCGCCGCACACCACCAGCGTCACGTTCGCCGGTCCCGGCCTGGACCTGCTCGTCATCACTACGGCCACCACCGGGCTCAGCACCGCCGACCTGGCGCACCACCCCGGCTCGGGACGGCTGTTCACCGCCCGCGTCGACGCCGTGGGACTGCCCGGCACCTACTGGAATCCCGCCCTCTGA
- a CDS encoding IclR family transcriptional regulator yields MTQHEPTPDRVGSDRVVGPERVGPDRVVGSDRVVGSDRVLAVLAELARHPRGIGLEDMARTVASAKPTVHRALASLRRAGFAAQDGYGRYVLGDEFLRLAFAHHEARPDHVRVQPVLQRLCERYGETVHYAGLDGRDVVYRSKLDPAAGAIRLTSVVGGRNPAHCTAVGKLLLAHVLHTEQQVRDWVGDRPLARPTEHSIGTAEQLHAELVRTRERGFGTDDEENEPGVNCLAVPVFLTSPSRPSGAISISSLAYRTPLKKLIDDLPAILAVVADPAEPR; encoded by the coding sequence GTGACGCAGCACGAGCCCACGCCGGACCGGGTCGGCTCGGATCGGGTCGTCGGCCCGGAGCGGGTCGGCCCGGATCGGGTCGTCGGCTCGGATCGGGTCGTCGGCTCCGACCGGGTCCTCGCCGTCCTCGCCGAGCTGGCGAGACACCCGCGGGGCATCGGCCTGGAGGACATGGCGCGAACGGTCGCCAGCGCCAAGCCGACCGTGCACCGCGCCCTCGCGTCGCTGCGCCGGGCGGGGTTCGCCGCGCAGGACGGCTACGGCCGGTACGTGCTGGGCGACGAGTTCCTGCGGCTGGCCTTCGCCCACCACGAGGCCCGGCCCGATCACGTCCGCGTCCAGCCCGTCCTGCAGCGGCTCTGCGAACGGTACGGCGAGACGGTCCACTACGCCGGCCTCGACGGCCGCGACGTGGTCTACCGCTCGAAGCTCGACCCTGCCGCCGGCGCGATCCGGCTGACCTCCGTGGTCGGGGGCCGCAACCCCGCGCACTGCACCGCCGTCGGCAAGCTGCTGCTGGCCCACGTGCTGCACACCGAGCAGCAGGTGCGTGACTGGGTCGGCGACCGCCCCCTCGCCCGGCCCACCGAGCACTCGATCGGCACCGCCGAGCAGCTGCACGCCGAGCTGGTCCGCACCCGCGAACGCGGTTTCGGCACCGACGACGAGGAGAACGAGCCCGGGGTCAACTGCCTGGCCGTGCCGGTGTTCCTCACCTCGCCGAGCCGGCCCAGCGGCGCGATCAGCATCAGCAGCCTGGCCTATCGCACGCCGCTGAAGAAGCTCATCGACGACCTGCCCGCCATCCTGGCCGTCGTCGCCGACCCCGCGGAGCCACGGTGA
- a CDS encoding IlvD/Edd family dehydratase, whose amino-acid sequence MQPRRSAQWYAGSDRNSYIHRAWMRRGLPADAFDGRPHIAIANTASDLTPCNAHLDEVARSVSDGIHQAGGIALNLPVVSLGETQVRPTAMLWRNMAAMAIEEMLRANPIDGVVLLGGCDKTIPALLMGAASVDLPAVVVPGGPMLTGTFRGVPLGCGTDVWKLSEEVRAGTLRAAEFQRSESSMIRSKGHCNTMGTASTMGLLAEVLGMTLPGIAGTPAPDSRLLEAAHATGVLAVDLVDKDRRPSEVLTRASFLNAIVALAALGGSTNAVVHLLAIAGRLGVELTQDDFDRTGAGVPLLVDLLPAGRFLMDDLYRAGGLHAVLAEIRDLLDPSAITVTGKPLVDQLGDARVYDREVIRPREQPLQPHAGITVLRGNLAPGGAVIKPAAASPHLLRHRGPAVVFDSVEDLHARLDDPGLPVTADSVLILRGCGPKGYPGMPEVANLPLPAKLLEQGVRDMVRICDGRMSGTAYGTVVLHVVPEAAAGGPLAKVRTGDTIVLDVANRRLDVEDADFLTREPARETVEAFATPARGWERLYVDTVGQADTGADCDFLLGSSGDQVARESH is encoded by the coding sequence ATGCAGCCTCGTCGCAGCGCGCAGTGGTATGCCGGATCGGACCGCAACAGCTACATCCACCGCGCGTGGATGCGCCGGGGCCTGCCCGCCGATGCCTTCGACGGGCGCCCGCACATCGCGATCGCCAACACCGCCTCGGACCTCACCCCGTGCAACGCCCATCTCGACGAGGTCGCCCGCAGCGTGTCCGACGGGATCCACCAGGCCGGTGGCATCGCGCTGAACCTGCCGGTGGTGTCGCTCGGCGAGACGCAGGTGCGGCCCACCGCGATGCTGTGGCGCAACATGGCCGCTATGGCGATCGAGGAGATGCTGCGCGCCAACCCGATCGACGGGGTGGTGCTGCTGGGCGGCTGTGACAAGACGATCCCCGCGTTGCTGATGGGTGCCGCGTCGGTGGACCTGCCCGCGGTCGTCGTGCCCGGCGGACCGATGCTGACCGGGACCTTCCGCGGCGTACCGCTGGGCTGCGGGACCGACGTCTGGAAGCTGTCCGAGGAGGTCCGCGCCGGCACGCTGCGCGCCGCGGAGTTCCAGCGCTCCGAGTCGTCGATGATCAGGAGCAAGGGCCACTGCAACACCATGGGTACGGCGTCCACCATGGGTCTGCTGGCCGAGGTGCTCGGCATGACGCTGCCCGGGATCGCGGGCACCCCGGCGCCGGACAGCCGGCTCCTCGAAGCGGCGCATGCCACCGGCGTGCTCGCCGTGGACCTGGTGGACAAGGACCGGCGTCCCAGCGAGGTGCTGACCCGTGCCTCGTTCCTCAACGCCATCGTGGCCCTGGCGGCGCTGGGTGGCTCGACCAACGCGGTGGTGCACCTGCTGGCCATCGCGGGCCGTCTCGGCGTCGAGCTGACCCAGGACGACTTCGACCGTACCGGGGCGGGGGTGCCGTTGCTCGTCGATCTGCTGCCCGCCGGGCGGTTCCTGATGGACGACCTGTACCGCGCCGGTGGTCTGCACGCCGTGCTCGCCGAGATCCGTGACCTGCTCGACCCGTCCGCGATCACGGTCACCGGCAAGCCGCTGGTCGATCAGCTCGGCGACGCCCGGGTGTACGACCGCGAGGTGATCCGGCCGCGGGAGCAACCGCTGCAGCCACACGCGGGCATCACGGTGCTGCGCGGCAACCTCGCCCCGGGCGGCGCCGTCATCAAGCCCGCCGCCGCCTCCCCGCACCTGCTGCGGCACCGTGGCCCGGCGGTGGTCTTCGACTCGGTCGAGGATCTGCACGCCCGGCTCGACGACCCCGGCCTGCCGGTCACCGCAGACTCGGTGCTGATCCTGCGCGGCTGCGGTCCCAAGGGCTACCCCGGCATGCCGGAGGTCGCCAACCTGCCGCTGCCCGCCAAGCTCCTGGAGCAGGGGGTACGGGACATGGTGCGGATCTGCGACGGCAGGATGAGCGGCACCGCGTACGGGACAGTGGTGCTGCACGTCGTCCCCGAGGCCGCCGCCGGTGGGCCCCTCGCCAAGGTCCGCACCGGCGACACGATCGTCCTGGACGTCGCCAACCGGCGGCTCGACGTGGAGGACGCCGACTTCCTCACCCGCGAACCCGCCCGCGAGACCGTCGAGGCGTTCGCCACCCCGGCCCGCGGCTGGGAACGCCTCTACGTCGACACCGTGGGCCAGGCCGACACCGGCGCCGACTGCGACTTCCTGCTCGGTTCCAGCGGCGACCAGGTCGCCCGCGAATCCCACTGA